From Coffea arabica cultivar ET-39 chromosome 2e, Coffea Arabica ET-39 HiFi, whole genome shotgun sequence, the proteins below share one genomic window:
- the LOC113733284 gene encoding uncharacterized protein, translated as MSEPAEVRLVQCPKCENLLPELTHYSVYQCGACSAVLRAKSTNGDVDALSEKSEEERNEGFSGRLAEKSKDIEVPKMSKINAGEVSEDDVKSNDNSSNRSDRRRFFHDRTENYGASQVTGADKWVVEDGLEVDDNIIGINGTKRDKNFKNMKPQIGGRKGFLISSEQLDWRNRGRESEMEDFRRDQRIDPDGTRYLASKYSEEGPSNYQLQSNYGYRKPVINRNELGGSDDVEHLVENQAELLRKLDELKDKLSRSCNVVDEPKDKVPPGRRMVHPDPYGYSEKWFSENYLASNRPPAPYSFPYHDAARPSYANHSSETSPFINRHAMVGPGFYPPMHTSAHLQEFEDPLRSQMFRRGPQAPVPFQQKPPPAHFSRMYADSNIAPMDSFESFPPNMHNHHPSCSCFHCHSTYQVPRQVPYKAYGVKQFSDVTDDPAFYHHEYQNASGAKHYGGRFNASASFKSSSSVSRTRWPSDLQSEASGLVRSRPSKVLLSTSRHRCLPVAGGAPFFACQNCLELLLLPDKVQVDKNLMKIRCGACSTLILLTVDSKRLSVSVHAELNPTHKKFNVRHSDNLKEGSSQTRGHPKQASINFSSDDYDNSGCNFQSMDREFGPLSTGPGSSIKSADIRSPHSTFSSSSEKEENLENLTAIRKSLNSSELPVKGKLSPPPAGSPLQDYFDYSNKYNAANRLGNATRSGHFEEEKSISKKTITRQNSMKDASATEIEISSNEYSNTGTSLDSGEASREGDQMRANKAAESFFAGMIKKSFRDSNISYDDADTEKANVTVNGYLISERLIKKAEKQAGPIQPGYYWYDFRAGFWGVIGGPCLGIIPPFIEEFNHPMPETCTGGSTGVFVNGRELHQKDLNLLGSRGLPTDRGRSFIVEISGRVLDEDTGEELKSLGKLAPTIERLKRGFGMKDPKAVV; from the exons ATGTCTGAACCAGCAGAGGTTCGTTTAGTGCAGTGTCCCAAGTGTGAAAACCTTCTTCCAGAGCTTACTCACTATTCTGTTTATCAGTGTGGTGCTTGTAGTGCTGTCCTAAGAG CTAAAAGTACAAATGGTGATGTGGATGCATTATCTGAGAAGtctgaagaagaaagaaatgaagggttttcAGGCAGATTAGCTGAGAAATCTAAAGAcattgaagttcctaaaatgaGTAAAATAAACGCAGGCGAGGTTTCTGAGGATGATGTTAAGTCTAATGACAATTCTTCCAACAGAAGTGATAGAAGGAGATTTTTTCATGATAGAACTGAAAATTATGGGGCTAGTCAGGTGACCGGGGCTGATAAGTGGGTTGTTGAGGATGGTCTAGAGGTGGATGACAATATCATTGGAATCAATGgtacaaaaagggataaaaattTTAAGAATATGAAACCCCAAATTGGGGGCAGGAAAGGATTCCTGATTTCCAGTGAGCAGTTGGATTGGAGAAACAgggggagagaaagtgagatGGAGGACTTCCGAAGGGATCAAAGAATTGATCCGGATGGTACAAGGTATTTGGCTTCAAAATATTCAGAAGAGGGACCATCAAATTATCAACTGCAGAGCAATTATGGTTACAGAAAACCAGTAATAAACAGGAATGAGTTGGGTGGCTCTGATGATGTTGAGCATCTTGTAGAAAATCAAGCTGAGCTTCTGAGGAAATTGGACGAACTAAAGGATAAACTTAGTCGCTCTTGCAATGTGGTTGACGAGCCTAAAGACAAAGTTCCTCCTGGTAGGAGGATGGTACACCCAGATCCTTATGGTTATTCTGAGAAATGGTTTTCTGAAAACTATTTAGCAAGCAATAGGCCTCCAGCACCATATTCCTTTCCTTATCATGATGCTGCTAGACCATCATATGCAAATCACTCTTCCGAGACATCTCCTTTTATAAATAGGCATGCTATGGTTGGGCCTGGCTTTTATCCTCCCATGCATACTTCTGCCCATCTCCAAGAATTTGAGGATCCTTTAAGGTCCCAAATGTTCAGGAGAGGTCCGCAAGCTCCTGTTCCTTTCCAGCAAAAGCCACCTCCTGCGCACTTCTCTCGAATGTATGCTGATAGTAATATAGCTCCTATGGACTCATTTGAATCATTCCCGCCTAACATGCACAATCACCACCCATCATGCTCTTGCTTCCATTGCCACAGTACATATCAAGTTCCACGCCAAGTTCCATACAAGGCATACGGTGTTAAGCAGTTCTCTGATGTCACAGATGATCCAGCATTCTATCATCACGAATACCAAAATGCCTCTGGTGCAAAACATTATGGTGGAAGATTTAATGCTTCTGCTTCCTTTAAATCTAGTAGTTCGGTATCCCGCACAAGATGGCCTAGTGATCTACAATCTGAAGCTAGTGGTCTTGTTCGTAGCCGCCCTTCAAAGGTTCTCTTATCCACTAGCAGGCATCGATGTCTGCCTGTAGCTGGTGGTGCTCCATTCTTTGCATGCCAAAATTGTCTCGAATTATTACTACTGCCCGATAAAGTGCAAGTTGACAAAAACCTAATGAAAATAAGATGTGGAGCATGCTCAACATTGATTTTATTGACAGTTGATTCTAAGAGACTTAGTGTTTCTGTTCATGCAGAACTAAATCCAACTCATAAAAAGTTCAATGTACGCCACAGTGACAATTTGAAGGAAGGGAGTTCACAAACCCGTGGTCATCCAAAGCAGGCTAGCATTAACTTTTCTTCTGATGATTATGACAATAGTGGTTGCAATTTTCAGTCAATGGATAGGGAATTTGGACCACTGTCAACTGGCCCTGGAAGCTCAATTAAGTCTGCTGACATCAGGAGTCCTCATTCTACGTTTTCCTCTTCGTCTGAGAAAGAGGAGAACCTGGAGAACTTGACTGCCATAAGGAAAAGTTTAAATTCTTCTGAATTGCCAGTGAAGGGCAAATTATCTCCACCTCCTGCAGGTTCACCACTTCAAGATTACTTTGATTATTCTAATAAGTACAACGCAGCTAACAGGCTTGGAAATGCAACTAGAAGTGGGCACTTTGAAGAGGAGAAGTCAATATCAAAGAAGACTATCACGAGGCAGAATTCCATGAAGGATGCATCAGCAACTGAGATAGAAATATCCTCCAATGAGTACTCCAATACTGGGACATCTTTGGATTCAGGTGAAGCAAGCAGAGAAGGAGATCAAATGAGAGCCAATAAGGCAGCTGAATCCTTTTTTGCTGGCATGATAAAAAAGAGCTTTAGGGACTCGAATATATCATACGATGATGCTGATACTGAAAAGGCGAATGTTACGGTCAATGGGTATCTTATCTCAGAGAGGCTAATTAAAAAGGCTGAAAAACAAGCTGGGCCAATCCAGCCTGGATACTACTG GTATGATTTCCGAGCTGGATTCTGGGGTGTGATAGGCGGCCCTTGTCTCGGCATAATTCCT CCGTTTATTGAAGAATTCAACCACCCCATGCCAGAGACTTGCACTGGTGGAAGCACAGGTGTTTTTGTTAATGGGAGAGAACTTCACCAGAAAGATTTGAATTTGCTAGGGAGTAGAGGGCTTCCAACTGACAGAGGTAGATCTTTTATCGTTGAGATTTCTGGCAGAGTCCTTGATGAGGATACTGGTGAAGAGCTAAAAAGCCTCGGCAAACTTGCTCCAAC AATCGAGAGGTTAAAACGTGGATTTGGCATGAAAGATCCAAAAGCAGTGGTGTAA
- the LOC113733285 gene encoding protein trichome birefringence-like 25 isoform X1 encodes MKQLNGSYNLNVKKNPFSSILVKFVICFLLLGLAYRLYSSSYVQFSPVEVTTETTTTINGDDDVGPQSLPPPVISGLPPVSTIDPPPEAVDVNKNTTSQAAGKCNLFVGDWVPDSTGPYYSNSTCSLIEGHQNCMKNGRPDTGYIYWRWNPRDCDLPKFNAKRFLDFVRNKSLAFIGDSIMRNHCQSLVCTLSQVEEAVEVYHDKQYKSKRWSFPAHNFTLSVIWSPFLAKATIFEDDNGMSTDIIQLHLDELDAVWTQQYNNFDYLVTAGGKWFLKAAVYYENNTIVGCHNCQRENITEVGFYYAYGKVINSTLKFITSSKHRVYAFLRTTTPDHFENGEWHNGGYCNRTKPFKEGEVDMNPIDEMLRKVELEEFEMASTIGSQNGITLKLFDTSYLSLLRPDGHPGAYRHFQPFAGKDKNVKVQNDCLHWCLPGPVDSWNDLMLNVLLNS; translated from the exons ATGAAACAATTGAATGGTAGCTACAACCTTAATGTCAAGAAGAACCCATTTTCCTCAATTCTTGTTAAGTTTGTCATTTGTTTTCTATTACTTGGGCTTGCTTATCGTCTGTATTCCTCAAGTTACGTGCAGTTCTCCCCTGTTGAGGTTACTACTGAAACAACAACAACGATTAATGGTGACGATGATGTGGGCCCCCAGTCATTGCCACCTCCGGTGATCAGCGGGTTACCGCCGGTTTCCACCATTGATCCTCCTCCGGAGGCTGTTGATGTCAACAAGAATACAACCTCTCAGGCTG CAGGAAAATGTAATCTATTTGTAGGAGATTGGGTTCCGGATTCTACTGGTCCATATTACTCCAATAGTACGTGCTCTTTGATTGAAGGCCATCAAAATTGCATGAAGAATGGCCGTCCCGATACCGGTTACATCTATTGGAGATGGAATCCAAGAGACTGTGATTTACCCAAGTTTAACGCAAAACGGTTTCTGGATTTTGTGAGGAACAAATCATTAGCCTTTATTGGTGATTCAATAATGCGTAATCATTGCCAATCATTGGTTTGCACTCTTTCTCAG GTGGAAGAAGCTGTGGAGGTCTACCATGACAAGCAATACAAGAGCAAGAGATGGTCTTTCCCTGCTCACAACTTTACTTTGTCTGTTATTTGGTCTCCATTCTTGGCCAAAGCCACCATCTTTGAAGACGACAATGGGATGTCAACAGACATAATTCAGCTCCATCTTGATGAATTGGATGCAGTGTGGACACAACAGTATAACAATTTTGATTACCTAGTGACTGCCGGGGGAAAATGGTTTCTCAAAGCTGCGGTTTACTATGAGAACAATACAATTGTTGGCTGCCATAACTGCCAGAGAGAGAATATTACAGAAGTAGGATTCTATTACGCCTATGGCAAGGTAATAAATTCTACCCTAAAATTTATTACAAGCTCAAAGCACAGGGTGTACGCATTCCTCAGAACTACAACTCCTGATCACTTTGAGAATGGTGAATGGCACAATGGTGGTTATTGCAACAGGACGAAGCCATTTAAAGAAGGTGAGGTTGACATGAATCCCATAGATGAAATGTTGCGTAAGGTTGAATTAGAAGAGTTTGAGATGGCATCGACTATTGGATCTCAGAATGGGATAACCTTGAAATTATTTGATACAAGTTATCTTTCTTTACTGAGGCCTGATGGGCACCCAGGGGCTTACCGGCATTTTCAGCCATTTGCTGGAAAGGATAAGAATGTAAAAGTCCAAAATGATTGTCTCCATTGGTGCTTGCCTGGGCCCGTAGACTCTTGGAATGATTTGATGCTGAATGTGCTGCTGAACAGTTGA
- the LOC113733285 gene encoding protein trichome birefringence-like 25 isoform X2 has protein sequence MKQLNGSYNLNVKKNPFSSILVKFVICFLLLGLAYRLYSSSYVQFSPVEVTTETTTTINGDDDVGPQSLPPPVISGLPPVSTIDPPPEAVDVNKNTTSQAGKCNLFVGDWVPDSTGPYYSNSTCSLIEGHQNCMKNGRPDTGYIYWRWNPRDCDLPKFNAKRFLDFVRNKSLAFIGDSIMRNHCQSLVCTLSQVEEAVEVYHDKQYKSKRWSFPAHNFTLSVIWSPFLAKATIFEDDNGMSTDIIQLHLDELDAVWTQQYNNFDYLVTAGGKWFLKAAVYYENNTIVGCHNCQRENITEVGFYYAYGKVINSTLKFITSSKHRVYAFLRTTTPDHFENGEWHNGGYCNRTKPFKEGEVDMNPIDEMLRKVELEEFEMASTIGSQNGITLKLFDTSYLSLLRPDGHPGAYRHFQPFAGKDKNVKVQNDCLHWCLPGPVDSWNDLMLNVLLNS, from the exons ATGAAACAATTGAATGGTAGCTACAACCTTAATGTCAAGAAGAACCCATTTTCCTCAATTCTTGTTAAGTTTGTCATTTGTTTTCTATTACTTGGGCTTGCTTATCGTCTGTATTCCTCAAGTTACGTGCAGTTCTCCCCTGTTGAGGTTACTACTGAAACAACAACAACGATTAATGGTGACGATGATGTGGGCCCCCAGTCATTGCCACCTCCGGTGATCAGCGGGTTACCGCCGGTTTCCACCATTGATCCTCCTCCGGAGGCTGTTGATGTCAACAAGAATACAACCTCTCAGGCTG GAAAATGTAATCTATTTGTAGGAGATTGGGTTCCGGATTCTACTGGTCCATATTACTCCAATAGTACGTGCTCTTTGATTGAAGGCCATCAAAATTGCATGAAGAATGGCCGTCCCGATACCGGTTACATCTATTGGAGATGGAATCCAAGAGACTGTGATTTACCCAAGTTTAACGCAAAACGGTTTCTGGATTTTGTGAGGAACAAATCATTAGCCTTTATTGGTGATTCAATAATGCGTAATCATTGCCAATCATTGGTTTGCACTCTTTCTCAG GTGGAAGAAGCTGTGGAGGTCTACCATGACAAGCAATACAAGAGCAAGAGATGGTCTTTCCCTGCTCACAACTTTACTTTGTCTGTTATTTGGTCTCCATTCTTGGCCAAAGCCACCATCTTTGAAGACGACAATGGGATGTCAACAGACATAATTCAGCTCCATCTTGATGAATTGGATGCAGTGTGGACACAACAGTATAACAATTTTGATTACCTAGTGACTGCCGGGGGAAAATGGTTTCTCAAAGCTGCGGTTTACTATGAGAACAATACAATTGTTGGCTGCCATAACTGCCAGAGAGAGAATATTACAGAAGTAGGATTCTATTACGCCTATGGCAAGGTAATAAATTCTACCCTAAAATTTATTACAAGCTCAAAGCACAGGGTGTACGCATTCCTCAGAACTACAACTCCTGATCACTTTGAGAATGGTGAATGGCACAATGGTGGTTATTGCAACAGGACGAAGCCATTTAAAGAAGGTGAGGTTGACATGAATCCCATAGATGAAATGTTGCGTAAGGTTGAATTAGAAGAGTTTGAGATGGCATCGACTATTGGATCTCAGAATGGGATAACCTTGAAATTATTTGATACAAGTTATCTTTCTTTACTGAGGCCTGATGGGCACCCAGGGGCTTACCGGCATTTTCAGCCATTTGCTGGAAAGGATAAGAATGTAAAAGTCCAAAATGATTGTCTCCATTGGTGCTTGCCTGGGCCCGTAGACTCTTGGAATGATTTGATGCTGAATGTGCTGCTGAACAGTTGA